A single window of Candidatus Hydrogenedentota bacterium DNA harbors:
- a CDS encoding prepilin-type N-terminal cleavage/methylation domain-containing protein, with translation MKHKGFTLIELLVVIAIIGILAAILLPALARARESARRASCQNNLKEFGLVYKMYSNEDPGERFPPMHLYFVQSLDCNGSAYPYGPQGGPDEPQMSIGPLVPAIYPEYLNDPWLTVCPSDAGVRAHSGETTEDCLFDEVTGNVIFGMPCAEGWMGMNAIDNSYSYLGWVFDMVDGTDPAVPASVLTALSVAAGGDPITSNEPISRQTVGWLTALATEIFFNENRLAGDQDFDLSKYGFGGFGNSGGNTLYRLREGIERFLITDINSPAATAQAQSQVYLMWDMLSTDASDYNHVPGGSNVLYMDGHCDFLRYEQNGQAPVNASFAIAVGVLNNASL, from the coding sequence ATGAAACACAAAGGATTCACGTTAATCGAACTGCTTGTGGTCATTGCCATCATCGGCATCCTGGCGGCGATCCTGCTGCCGGCGCTGGCGCGGGCGCGCGAATCGGCACGGCGAGCGAGTTGCCAGAACAATCTTAAGGAGTTCGGGCTGGTATACAAAATGTATTCGAATGAGGACCCCGGCGAACGGTTCCCTCCCATGCATCTTTATTTCGTGCAAAGCCTGGACTGCAATGGCTCGGCTTATCCCTATGGTCCGCAGGGCGGGCCGGACGAACCGCAAATGAGCATCGGCCCGCTGGTGCCCGCAATTTACCCGGAATACCTCAACGATCCCTGGCTGACGGTATGCCCCTCGGATGCGGGCGTGAGGGCGCATAGCGGAGAAACCACGGAGGACTGTCTCTTCGACGAGGTCACCGGCAATGTGATTTTCGGCATGCCTTGCGCGGAAGGCTGGATGGGCATGAACGCCATCGACAATAGTTACTCCTACTTGGGCTGGGTGTTTGACATGGTCGATGGAACGGACCCCGCAGTGCCGGCGTCCGTGCTGACGGCATTGTCGGTGGCTGCGGGCGGGGACCCGATTACCTCCAATGAGCCTATTTCCCGGCAGACGGTCGGCTGGCTGACCGCGCTCGCCACCGAGATCTTCTTCAATGAAAACCGTCTGGCAGGCGACCAGGACTTCGATTTGTCGAAGTACGGTTTTGGCGGTTTTGGCAACTCGGGCGGCAATACGCTTTACCGGCTGCGCGAGGGCATTGAGCGCTTTCTGATCACGGATATCAACAGTCCCGCCGCCACGGCGCAGGCACAGAGCCAGGTCTATCTGATGTGGGACATGCTTTCGACCGACGCGTCGGACTACAACCACGTGCCGGGCGGCTCAAATGTGCTTTATATGGATGGCCACTGTGATTTCCTGCGCTATGAACAGAATGGCCAAGCACCGGTGAACGCGAGCTTTGCTATCGCCGTGGGCGTCCTGAACAACGCCAGTCTTTGA
- a CDS encoding glycosyltransferase: protein MVLSAEAADRVEISVIIPSMNEALNLNLLLPALKETLDALGVRYEILVVDKASPDGTEQVVTAAGARYICETQSGYGAALLRGIREARGEYLITMDADLSHPAKFIRDLWAARDQADILIASRYVPGGRADQPLVRYLLSCVLNAFFRSALSINVRDMSSGYRLYHKSVFRNIQPQFSNFVVLVEILLEALRRGRRFAEVPFHYQSRGEGRSHAKVVQFGLDYLRLFFRMWRTRNSIDFPDYDWRAHDSRIPLQRYWQRRRHALILGFTPPGIATLDIGCGSSRILADLPNAVGVDLRHEKLTFMKRVNRKLVQADGCVLPFDEAAFDCAICSEVIEHIPDEGGRMLDELTRVLRPGGTLIIGTPDYGNWQWRLTERLYHLAAPGAYADEHVTHYTRDSLTRALRARGYEILDHAYILKGELIIKARRQS from the coding sequence ATGGTTCTATCTGCTGAAGCGGCCGATCGCGTCGAGATATCGGTCATTATCCCGAGCATGAACGAGGCTCTCAATCTCAACCTGCTTCTGCCCGCACTAAAGGAAACGCTGGACGCGCTTGGGGTGCGTTACGAGATCCTCGTTGTGGACAAGGCGTCGCCCGACGGCACCGAACAAGTCGTCACGGCGGCGGGCGCGCGCTACATTTGCGAAACGCAATCCGGCTACGGAGCCGCGCTGTTGCGGGGCATCCGCGAAGCACGCGGCGAGTACCTCATCACGATGGATGCCGACCTGTCGCATCCCGCCAAGTTCATCCGGGACTTGTGGGCCGCGCGTGACCAAGCGGACATTCTGATCGCGTCGCGCTACGTGCCGGGCGGGCGCGCCGACCAGCCGCTCGTGCGTTACCTGCTCAGTTGCGTGCTCAATGCCTTTTTCCGGAGCGCTCTTTCCATCAACGTGCGCGACATGTCGAGCGGTTACCGCTTGTACCACAAGAGTGTCTTCCGCAACATTCAGCCCCAGTTTTCGAATTTCGTTGTACTGGTCGAGATACTGCTTGAGGCGCTGCGCCGCGGCCGGCGATTTGCCGAAGTGCCGTTTCACTATCAGTCGCGCGGCGAAGGCCGGTCCCATGCTAAGGTCGTTCAATTTGGCCTCGACTACCTGCGTCTGTTCTTTCGCATGTGGCGGACGCGCAATTCAATCGACTTTCCGGACTATGACTGGCGCGCTCACGACAGCCGCATTCCGTTGCAGCGCTACTGGCAGCGCCGGCGCCACGCCCTGATCCTCGGGTTCACGCCGCCCGGCATTGCCACGCTTGACATCGGCTGCGGCAGTTCCCGGATTTTGGCCGACCTGCCGAACGCCGTCGGCGTGGACCTCCGGCACGAGAAACTCACGTTCATGAAGCGGGTGAACCGGAAACTGGTTCAAGCCGACGGCTGCGTCCTGCCGTTTGACGAGGCGGCCTTCGATTGCGCGATCTGTTCGGAAGTCATCGAGCATATTCCCGACGAGGGGGGGCGGATGCTCGACGAACTCACGCGAGTGCTGCGGCCTGGCGGCACGCTCATCATCGGAACGCCGGACTATGGCAACTGGCAGTGGCGGCTGACGGAGCGGCTCTATCATCTGGCCGCGCCAGGCGCGTATGCCGACGAGCATGTTACGCACTACACCCGCGACTCGCTCACGCGCGCCTTGCGGGCGCGCGGCTACGAAATCCTCGACCACGCCTACATCCTGAAGGGCGAACTTATCATCAAGGCACGCCGACAATCCTGA
- a CDS encoding glycosyltransferase family 2 protein: MSSGSPRYVSVVVPCHNEADTLDAFLTRVTPIFERLPRFSFEIVLIDDGSTDATEAVIARLCAANPGVKGVSLSRNFGHQRAITAGLDYCMGDYIIVIDADLQDPPELIPDVLAKLEEGFDVVHTVRTDRSVDSFWKRKSAKLFYALMRRWVLPEIVEDAADYKGFTRQALEALRAYPERVRFLRGMFATLGFRQSTVPFVRAARGAGQSKYSLRNMLRFARDAIVSNTVLPLRLGFYFGVLLVAAAGAYGACVAGLFLAGGGMDQPLVHLVLSTIGALFGVVFILLGMMGEYLKCIILEVKARPLYVVRKTYNLPAGTGDRSRGPAVSAPPAK, translated from the coding sequence ATGAGCAGCGGTTCCCCCCGATACGTATCCGTCGTCGTGCCGTGCCACAATGAAGCCGACACGCTCGATGCGTTCCTGACGCGGGTTACGCCCATTTTCGAACGCCTGCCGCGTTTCTCGTTTGAGATCGTTCTCATAGACGACGGGAGCACCGACGCGACGGAAGCAGTCATCGCCCGGCTCTGCGCGGCGAACCCGGGCGTCAAAGGCGTCTCGCTCTCCCGCAATTTCGGGCACCAGCGTGCAATTACCGCGGGTCTCGACTATTGCATGGGCGACTATATCATCGTGATCGACGCGGACTTGCAGGACCCGCCGGAACTGATTCCGGACGTGCTCGCGAAGCTTGAAGAGGGCTTTGACGTCGTGCACACCGTGCGCACGGACCGCAGTGTCGATTCATTCTGGAAACGGAAGAGCGCAAAGCTCTTCTATGCGCTCATGCGGCGTTGGGTGCTTCCGGAGATTGTCGAAGACGCCGCCGACTACAAGGGGTTCACCAGGCAGGCGCTTGAAGCGCTGCGCGCCTATCCCGAACGTGTGCGGTTTCTGCGCGGGATGTTCGCCACGCTCGGGTTCCGCCAGAGCACGGTGCCCTTTGTGCGGGCGGCGCGCGGCGCGGGCCAGTCCAAGTACAGTCTTCGCAATATGCTGCGTTTTGCGCGCGACGCGATTGTCTCGAACACCGTACTGCCGCTGCGGCTCGGCTTCTATTTCGGGGTGCTGCTGGTGGCGGCTGCCGGAGCCTACGGCGCGTGTGTCGCGGGTCTGTTTCTGGCCGGCGGCGGTATGGATCAGCCGCTCGTTCATCTCGTGCTGTCGACCATAGGCGCGCTGTTCGGCGTGGTGTTTATCCTGCTCGGGATGATGGGCGAATACTTGAAATGCATCATCCTTGAAGTGAAAGCGCGGCCCCTCTACGTTGTCCGCAAAACGTACAATCTGCCTGCCGGCACGGGTGACCGGAGCCGCGGGCCCGCCGTGTCCGCGCCCCCCGCGAAATGA